ATGTTGGTTTACGAGTTGGAGCTGTATTTACAGGGGGATTGCAACTGAAAGGAAAGCGATTCCTTTTCATCGAACCCGTACCCGGCAATAGAATGAATGTATATGATCGATGCTATGCTGGCAGGAGTCTATCGCAACCGTTTCCGGTTATCAAACAATTTTAGGTAGTATGCTTGAGGTCCTCGCGGAAGTGCGCGCTCAGGACCGGCGTTCGAACGGTTGCAAGGTATCCGTCGGGCGTGGGGGACGAAATTCCGCGGGCCGGCGGTAGGGAACAGTTGGCTTACCGGGCGAAAGCCCGCTCGACGAGACCGGAAATGCGGTTCTTGCCGGACGAAGGCAAAGGCATCTCCTTCAGCCTCTTCATCAGCCGATTCCTGTCGACGTAGCCTGCGCGTATGACTTCGCCGTTGAATTGAAGGTCCTTTTCACGCGCGGCGGCATATTTCGACATGACAAGGTCGTGAACTTCGAGGCACCACCCGACGGCGCCCCGGGTGTTGTTGTTTTGAATCCGTACCAGCCGGTTTTTCCATCCTTTCGGAAGAACGGCGGTGTTGAAGTCGACTCCATTTCCGTAATAGCCGAAGGTTTCGTGAAACGGAGAGCCTTCGCCGATGGATCCTTCGATCAGCTCCGACCGTTCAGGCCTGTTCCTGGGGATCACGTCCGCTTCCATGGAGATCAACAGTGGGGCGGGGGCGTCCGGAAACTGCCCCAGAATCGCCTGGCTGCCGATCACGATTATTTCCGGGTCGTCCGCGATGACCGAAGCCGCCCGGATAATGTGTTCAAGCTCGGATCTTTTCATAGAATTTCCATCTCTCCCGCGGCGTCAACACTCCGGCAAACGGTGTGGAGTGGCGCAGGCGGGTCGCGTCTTCGGATTCGCTGCGGATGAAACGAATGACTTCGTCCACCCCCTTGGCCAGGATTACCTCCCACTCCTCCATGCAGTACTCGTTCACGCCCTGCCGGCGCCATCGCCGGATGTTCTCCTTCGCTTTTTCCAGGATGCCCGGATTTAACAGCAGCTTTTCCGCGATGGCCCGATGCATGGCCAGGCTGCGCCGGTCGATCCTCGCATGGCCGGATAATGTGCTCCAGGCGGCTTCGCCGGATGATGCGCTTTCGCCGGTCTCGATGCGGGCAAGGGCGAGCAATGTCTCCTCTCGTTCTCCGAGGTATCGAACGAGCGCTTCCCTTATGTAGTGCGACTTGGTCCTCCGTGTCGCCTTGGCGAGTTTCTCCAACCGGGCTTCGATTTCGGGGCTCAAGCGGACGGCTATCATCTCCGGGCCTCCATTTGTAATACATGTATAACATATTATGGCCGGCAATCCAAATTTAAAAACCGAAATTACCCGGTGCAAGTATCGGCGAGAGGAGAGTTGGTGGATCCTTGGGAAAAAGACATTTTCCGCGCGAAATGGTATTTTCGATTCAGCGGGTAAAAAGAGATGAAAAAAATCCTCTACTTCGACTGCTTCTCCGGGATCGCGGGCGACATGACGTGCGCGGCCCTGCTTTCCCTTTCAGGCGCGGAGAAGGAGTTGCGCCGCGCGTTGCGGGGGCTGCCGGTCGGCGGATATCGCGTTTCCGTCGAGCACGCTTCTTCCGCCGGTGTTGCCGGAACGCGGTTCGGCGTGAAATTGTCCTCCCGCAAGGTCACGCCGAGGCATCTTCCGGATATCGTCTCCTTGCTTAAGAGATCGTCCCTTCCCGAAGGCGCGATGTCCCGCGCCGTCGCCTGCTTCGACCTGCTGGGCGATGCGGAGGCGAAGGTGCATGGAACGAAAAAGGAGAAGGTGCACTTCCACGAGGTGGGGGCGGTCGACGCGATCGTGGACATCGCCGCAGCCTGTTTTCTGTTCGACCTCGCCGGACCGTCCGCTGCATACTGTTCGGCTTTGCCCGGAGGATCGGGCGAGGCGTGGTCGTCGCACGGCAAGCTTCCCGTTCCCGGCCCCGCGACACTGGAGCTGCTGACCGGCGCCCCATGGAGGTTCGGCGAAGGAGACGGCGAAATGGTCACCCCGACGGGCGCCGCGCTGCTTCGCGCTTTCGAGGTTTCCTTCGCGCGTCCGCCGGAGATGACGGTGGGCGGGGTCGGCATCGGGCTGGGCCACCGCGAGATCCCCGGGCGGCCGAACATTCTGCGCGTCGTGGAAGGAGAAGCGGCGGGAGGGGTAAAAGGGCGGGACCGCGTGCTCGAAGTGGAAGCGAACATCGACGACATGAACCCGCAGCGTTTCGAATTGCTTATGGAGCGGTCGTTCGCAGCCGGTGCGCTGGACGTCGCCATCCTTCCCGCGACAATGAAAAAGAATCGTCCCGGCTGGGTCCTGCGCATCCTGTGCCCGGAGGAGAGGCTCGAACTGGTCTCCGCGGCGGTCTTCTCGCTGTCTACTGCCATCGGCCTTCGGTATCACGCCTGCGACCGGCTGAAGCTGGCGCGGAAGATCGGGACGGTGGAAACCAGGTTCGGGCGGGTCCGGGTAAAGGAATCGGAGCTTCCCGACGGGACCGTGCGGCCTGTGCCGGAGTACGACGACGTGAAACGCATCGTTCGGTCGGGGAAGGCGACTTTCGACGAAGTGGCGCGCGAGGTGGCGGCGAAATGGCGAAGGTGAAGGTGGATTACGCCTGCACATCCTGCGGGTTCGCATCGCCGAAGTGGCTCGGCCGCTGCCCCGACTGCGGGAAGTGGGGTTCGATCGTCGAGGAGGTTGCCCCGGCGGAGCCGAAGTACCGGGTGGACGTCGACGCGTTTCCGGCGTCGAAGCCGGTGCGTCTGACGGAGGTTTCCGGTTCGGCGGCAATCCGCATCATGACCGGGATCGGAGAGTTCGACCGGGCGATGGGCGGAGGAGTCGTCCCATCGTCCGCCACCCTGATCGGCGGAGACCCCGGGATCGGCAAGTCCACGATCCTGCTCCAGGCGGCGAAAGGAATCGCCCGCGAGGGGAAGCCGGTCCTGTACGTCTCGGGCGAAGAGTCGGAAGCGCAGGTGAAACTGCGGGCGGCCCGGCTCGGCGTCGACGAAAAAGAGATATTCCTCCTGTCCGAAACCTCCGTCGAGCGGGTGATGGCGATCGCCGCGGAGCTTTCGCCCGTTGCGCTACTGATCGATTCCATTCAGACGATGTTCACTTCGGACCTGCCGGGGGCGCCCGGGTCGGTCGGCCAGGTCCGCGAGTGCGCGGGGCGGCTGGTCTTCTTCGGAAAGAAGTCGGGGATGTCCGTCTTCCTCGTGGGACATGTGACCAAGGAAGGGACGATCGCGGGTCCGCGTGTCCTCGAACACCTGGTGGATACTGT
This Deltaproteobacteria bacterium DNA region includes the following protein-coding sequences:
- a CDS encoding ribbon-helix-helix protein, CopG family, which gives rise to MIAVRLSPEIEARLEKLAKATRRTKSHYIREALVRYLGEREETLLALARIETGESASSGEAAWSTLSGHARIDRRSLAMHRAIAEKLLLNPGILEKAKENIRRWRRQGVNEYCMEEWEVILAKGVDEVIRFIRSESEDATRLRHSTPFAGVLTPRERWKFYEKIRA
- the larC gene encoding nickel pincer cofactor biosynthesis protein LarC is translated as MKKILYFDCFSGIAGDMTCAALLSLSGAEKELRRALRGLPVGGYRVSVEHASSAGVAGTRFGVKLSSRKVTPRHLPDIVSLLKRSSLPEGAMSRAVACFDLLGDAEAKVHGTKKEKVHFHEVGAVDAIVDIAAACFLFDLAGPSAAYCSALPGGSGEAWSSHGKLPVPGPATLELLTGAPWRFGEGDGEMVTPTGAALLRAFEVSFARPPEMTVGGVGIGLGHREIPGRPNILRVVEGEAAGGVKGRDRVLEVEANIDDMNPQRFELLMERSFAAGALDVAILPATMKKNRPGWVLRILCPEERLELVSAAVFSLSTAIGLRYHACDRLKLARKIGTVETRFGRVRVKESELPDGTVRPVPEYDDVKRIVRSGKATFDEVAREVAAKWRR
- the radA gene encoding DNA repair protein RadA, whose amino-acid sequence is MAKVKVDYACTSCGFASPKWLGRCPDCGKWGSIVEEVAPAEPKYRVDVDAFPASKPVRLTEVSGSAAIRIMTGIGEFDRAMGGGVVPSSATLIGGDPGIGKSTILLQAAKGIAREGKPVLYVSGEESEAQVKLRAARLGVDEKEIFLLSETSVERVMAIAAELSPVALLIDSIQTMFTSDLPGAPGSVGQVRECAGRLVFFGKKSGMSVFLVGHVTKEGTIAGPRVLEHLVDTVLYFEGEKGHPYRILKAVKNRFGSTNEIGVFEMRSTGLAEVADPSGLFLSERSEEASGTIVFPAIEGTRPLLVEVQALASQSFLAMPRRTTLGADTNRVILLCAILERKAGFSLYNQDIFVNVAGGIELDETAADLAILCTVAASFKDKVIPAGTVAFGEVGLGGEVRAVPMAEPRLNEAARMGFTRVILPASNAERLPAKYPFTLLPVRHIKEALSCVYKGQP